One Desulfovibrio fairfieldensis genomic window carries:
- a CDS encoding rod shape-determining protein — translation MFLQRFFRFFSKDIAMDLGTANTLLYTRTHGIVINEPSVVAIDVQKNAVLAVGAGAKEFLGRTPQRIRAIRPMKDGVIADFDVTREMIAYFVRKAIDGLRLVKPSMVICIPMGITQVEKKAVIDAALLAGAADVSLVEEPMAAAIGADLPIHEPLGNLVLDIGGGTSEVAVISLGGIANAQSIRVAGDAMNLAVQRYMRDVFRMDLGENTAENVKKILGSAMPQANAPALEVSGKDLVQGTPRVVTVSEGHIREALREPIQAILETVLRALEKTPPELSADIYRNGMLMAGGGSLLKGLDQFIARETRLKVFVDKEPLTTVLRGTARAMLDRRAYHSVFIN, via the coding sequence ATGTTCCTGCAGCGTTTTTTTCGCTTTTTTTCCAAAGACATTGCCATGGATCTGGGCACGGCCAACACCCTGCTCTATACCCGGACCCACGGCATTGTGATTAATGAGCCGTCGGTGGTCGCCATTGACGTGCAAAAAAACGCCGTTCTGGCCGTGGGCGCCGGAGCCAAGGAATTTCTGGGCCGCACGCCTCAGCGCATCCGGGCCATCCGCCCCATGAAGGACGGGGTCATCGCGGATTTTGACGTCACCCGCGAAATGATCGCCTATTTCGTGCGCAAGGCCATCGACGGCCTGCGTCTGGTCAAGCCCTCCATGGTCATCTGCATTCCCATGGGCATCACGCAGGTGGAAAAAAAGGCCGTCATAGATGCCGCCCTGCTGGCGGGCGCGGCCGACGTGAGCCTGGTGGAGGAACCCATGGCTGCGGCCATCGGGGCCGACCTGCCCATTCACGAGCCGCTGGGCAATTTGGTGCTGGACATCGGCGGCGGCACCAGCGAGGTGGCGGTCATTTCCCTGGGGGGCATCGCCAACGCCCAGTCCATCCGGGTGGCCGGCGATGCCATGAATCTGGCCGTACAGCGCTATATGCGCGATGTGTTCCGCATGGATTTGGGCGAAAACACAGCGGAGAATGTCAAAAAAATCCTGGGCTCGGCCATGCCTCAAGCCAATGCCCCGGCCCTGGAAGTCTCCGGCAAGGACCTGGTGCAGGGCACGCCCAGAGTGGTGACGGTGAGCGAGGGGCACATCCGCGAAGCCCTGCGCGAACCCATACAGGCCATTCTGGAAACCGTGCTGCGTGCCTTGGAAAAAACGCCGCCCGAACTTTCCGCCGATATCTACCGCAACGGCATGCTCATGGCCGGAGGCGGTTCTCTGCTCAAGGGGCTGGATCAATTCATCGCCCGCGAGACCCGCCTCAAGGTCTTTGTGGACAAAGAGCCGCTGACCACCGTTCTGCGCGGCACGGCCAGGGCCATGCTCGACCGCCGGGCCTATCACTCTGTGTTCATCAACTGA
- a CDS encoding GAF domain-containing protein, giving the protein MTANSLEKHILSIVCSVFDAYSAVLFLPDEEGEAHYLSAAFSLGDKISPDVSILPGRGLVGWIIRNRQPLLVPNFDQRQSNLGYYADGEEASIKAFMGCPVPTGGALCVDSKRQYSFSDKDHKILQLFAELISRQQGSRGRQELAGDIPRYFAELGVIQDLRFRYKRWPQFLQNYLRTMADATGFDYCAFASVDAPGETYCVECESARLLLMDGEPLILPMGSGITGWVFRNDQPVVAEGVEGAPASVLFGKLPDMPDFQAAMCMPVMVNKSTRGVLCLAHTSPRQIDESMRSFVRQAVDHLALFLENLYLKTRLRTMLPKAQVHSDGPQAYDPDTAPMPPRKEL; this is encoded by the coding sequence ATGACCGCAAATTCTCTTGAAAAACATATTCTGAGCATTGTTTGTAGTGTTTTTGACGCCTATTCAGCCGTATTGTTCCTGCCCGACGAGGAAGGCGAGGCCCACTATCTGTCCGCGGCCTTCAGTCTGGGCGACAAGATTTCTCCCGACGTCTCCATTCTGCCGGGCAGGGGACTGGTGGGCTGGATCATCCGCAATCGGCAGCCCCTGCTGGTGCCCAATTTCGACCAGCGCCAGAGCAATCTGGGCTATTACGCCGACGGCGAGGAAGCCAGCATCAAGGCTTTCATGGGCTGCCCGGTGCCCACGGGCGGCGCGCTGTGCGTGGACAGCAAGCGGCAGTATTCCTTTTCCGACAAGGACCACAAGATACTGCAGCTCTTCGCGGAGCTGATCTCCCGCCAGCAGGGCAGCCGCGGCCGACAGGAACTGGCCGGGGACATTCCCCGCTACTTCGCCGAACTGGGCGTTATTCAGGACCTGCGCTTCCGCTACAAACGCTGGCCGCAATTCTTGCAGAATTATCTGCGCACCATGGCCGACGCCACGGGCTTTGACTACTGCGCCTTTGCTTCGGTGGACGCGCCCGGCGAAACGTATTGCGTGGAGTGCGAGTCGGCCCGCCTGCTGCTGATGGACGGCGAACCGTTGATCCTGCCCATGGGCAGCGGCATTACCGGCTGGGTGTTCCGTAACGACCAGCCCGTGGTGGCCGAGGGCGTGGAGGGGGCTCCGGCTTCGGTACTGTTCGGCAAGCTGCCGGACATGCCGGATTTTCAGGCCGCCATGTGCATGCCGGTGATGGTCAACAAGAGCACGCGCGGCGTGTTGTGCCTGGCGCACACCAGTCCCCGCCAGATCGACGAGAGCATGCGCAGCTTCGTGCGCCAGGCAGTGGATCATCTGGCGCTTTTTCTGGAGAATCTGTACCTCAAAACCCGCCTGCGGACTATGCTGCCCAAGGCCCAGGTGCACAGCGACGGACCGCAGGCCTATGACCCGGATACCGCGCCCATGCCGCCGCGCAAAGAACTGTAA
- a CDS encoding 16S rRNA (uracil(1498)-N(3))-methyltransferase, with protein MSGPFFYLPPEAWGREVSLEGQEAKHLGQVLRLVPGDEVSLLDGQGRTGRFAVRAVSKKSAHLECLRESFTPRPASLAVMALAFSKAVRRGFFMEKAVELGAHAVWLWQGDHSQGKLPAGARDSCQGQMIAGAKQSGNPWLPEVRALTGGVDELVELSRVADQRILPWEMQENVPMLTPDLAGRTGVTVYIIGPEGGFSARELDALRAAGFAAVSLGARILRCETAATLCLGIHWWASQLPGRNAEHAES; from the coding sequence ATGAGCGGACCGTTTTTTTATCTGCCGCCCGAAGCCTGGGGGCGGGAAGTCAGCCTGGAAGGGCAGGAAGCCAAGCATCTGGGACAGGTGTTGCGCCTTGTGCCGGGCGACGAGGTGAGTTTGCTGGACGGGCAAGGCCGCACGGGTCGCTTTGCTGTCCGCGCGGTGAGCAAAAAAAGCGCCCACCTGGAATGCCTGCGTGAATCTTTTACGCCCCGGCCCGCATCCCTGGCTGTCATGGCTCTGGCCTTCAGCAAGGCCGTGCGGCGCGGTTTTTTTATGGAAAAGGCCGTGGAACTGGGCGCGCATGCCGTCTGGCTCTGGCAGGGCGACCACAGCCAGGGCAAACTGCCGGCCGGCGCGCGCGATTCCTGTCAGGGGCAGATGATCGCCGGCGCCAAGCAGAGCGGCAACCCCTGGCTGCCGGAAGTGCGGGCTTTGACCGGGGGCGTGGACGAGCTTGTGGAACTTTCCCGCGTCGCCGACCAGCGTATTCTGCCTTGGGAAATGCAGGAAAATGTGCCCATGCTGACACCGGATCTGGCGGGCAGGACGGGTGTGACCGTCTATATCATCGGGCCGGAGGGCGGTTTTTCCGCGCGGGAACTGGATGCCCTGCGCGCGGCGGGTTTTGCGGCGGTCAGCTTGGGAGCCCGGATTCTGCGTTGTGAAACGGCTGCCACCCTTTGTCTGGGCATTCACTGGTGGGCCTCGCAATTGCCGGGCCGAAATGCGGAACACGCGGAGAGCTGA
- a CDS encoding replication-associated recombination protein A — MAISKPLPERMRPDDVAQFLGQSHLADRLRSLMQAKRLPSLLFFGPPGCGKSTLALLLAKSTGKKYLRLSAPEAGLQHLRRALAGVEILVLDELHRFSKAQQDFFLPLVESGELTLLATTTENPSFSVTRQLLSRLHVLRLRPLGRAELMQLARRGAQDLQVELNDEVLDLLAGVAHGDARSLLNLVEYVAALPEDKRDLEQIKAALPEVLVRHDKDGDSHYELASALIKSIRGSDVDAALYYLACLLEGGEDPRFVCRRLILSASEDVGLADPGALPLAVACQQAVEFVGMPEGFIPLAETVVYLALARKSNASYAAYLNAAREVKLNGARPVPLHLRNPSTQMQKEWGYGKEYKYPHNYPDSWVEQPYLPPELEGRRFYQPRDNGEEPRLSQWWRKIHKIKKTDEQS, encoded by the coding sequence ATGGCTATCAGCAAGCCGCTGCCCGAACGCATGCGCCCCGACGATGTGGCGCAGTTCTTGGGTCAGAGCCATCTGGCGGATCGGCTGCGTTCATTAATGCAGGCCAAGCGCCTGCCCAGCCTGCTTTTTTTCGGCCCTCCCGGCTGCGGTAAATCCACCCTGGCCCTGCTGCTGGCTAAATCCACAGGTAAAAAATATCTGCGGCTCAGTGCGCCCGAGGCGGGTTTGCAGCATTTGCGCCGCGCTCTGGCCGGGGTGGAAATTCTGGTGCTGGACGAACTGCACCGTTTTTCCAAAGCGCAGCAGGATTTCTTTCTGCCCCTGGTGGAATCGGGCGAGCTGACCCTGCTGGCCACGACCACGGAAAATCCTTCTTTCAGTGTCACCCGCCAGCTCCTTTCTCGCCTGCATGTGCTGCGCCTGCGCCCTCTGGGCCGGGCTGAGCTGATGCAGCTGGCGCGGCGCGGCGCGCAGGATCTTCAGGTAGAGTTGAACGATGAGGTGCTGGACCTGTTGGCGGGAGTGGCCCACGGCGACGCCCGCAGCCTGCTCAATCTTGTGGAATACGTGGCAGCCCTGCCCGAGGACAAGCGTGACCTGGAGCAGATCAAGGCCGCCCTGCCCGAAGTGCTGGTCCGCCACGACAAAGACGGCGACAGCCATTACGAACTGGCCTCGGCCCTGATCAAATCCATTCGCGGCAGCGATGTGGACGCGGCTCTCTATTATTTGGCCTGCCTGCTGGAAGGCGGCGAAGACCCCCGTTTCGTCTGCCGCCGCCTGATTCTTTCCGCCTCCGAGGACGTGGGGCTGGCCGACCCCGGCGCTCTGCCCCTGGCTGTGGCCTGCCAGCAGGCCGTGGAGTTCGTGGGCATGCCGGAAGGTTTCATCCCCCTCGCCGAAACCGTGGTCTATCTGGCCCTGGCCCGAAAAAGCAACGCCTCCTATGCGGCCTACCTCAATGCCGCGCGCGAGGTGAAGCTCAACGGCGCACGGCCCGTACCCCTGCATCTGCGCAATCCTTCCACACAAATGCAGAAGGAATGGGGCTACGGCAAGGAATACAAATATCCCCACAATTACCCCGATTCCTGGGTGGAACAGCCCTATCTGCCGCCCGAACTGGAGGGCAGGCGCTTTTACCAGCCGCGCGACAACGGCGAGGAGCCGCGCCTTTCCCAGTGGTGGCGCAAAATCCATAAAATCAAAAAGACGGATGAGCAGTCATGA
- a CDS encoding lysophospholipid acyltransferase family protein: MIPQHVDGVFLKKFLTGDVYRSPEVRAGAFSRLLPSLSFYSRLFLGPVRWLCRRASQGRCDDAAWVYASIWTADLMERMGCPIEVEGMDAINAVDGPCLFVANHMSTLETFMLPGMIRPRRPVTFVVKKSLTTMPFFGAVMRSRDPIVVGRVNPREDLSAVLNGGVERLKKGVSIIVFPQSTRSSVFDERHFNSIGVKLARRAGVPIVPLALKTDAWGQGKKIKELGPVKAGMTVRYRFARPICVQGQGKEEHTAICNYISSTLAVWQERDGINR, translated from the coding sequence ATGATCCCCCAGCATGTTGACGGCGTTTTTCTTAAAAAATTCCTCACCGGCGACGTTTACCGCAGCCCGGAAGTCCGGGCGGGCGCGTTCAGCCGCCTGCTGCCCTCGCTCTCCTTTTACAGCCGCCTTTTTCTGGGGCCCGTTCGCTGGCTCTGCCGCCGGGCCTCTCAAGGCAGATGCGACGACGCTGCCTGGGTTTATGCCAGTATCTGGACGGCGGATCTCATGGAACGCATGGGCTGCCCCATTGAGGTGGAAGGCATGGACGCCATCAATGCCGTGGACGGCCCCTGCCTCTTTGTGGCCAACCACATGAGCACTCTGGAAACGTTCATGCTGCCGGGCATGATTCGCCCAAGACGCCCCGTGACCTTTGTGGTTAAGAAAAGCCTGACCACCATGCCCTTTTTCGGCGCGGTAATGCGCTCGCGCGACCCCATCGTGGTAGGCCGGGTTAACCCCCGCGAGGATCTTTCGGCCGTACTGAACGGCGGCGTGGAACGTCTCAAAAAAGGCGTTTCCATCATTGTTTTTCCGCAGAGTACGCGATCCAGCGTCTTTGACGAGCGGCACTTCAACAGCATCGGCGTCAAGCTGGCCCGGAGGGCCGGGGTGCCCATCGTGCCGCTGGCGCTCAAGACGGACGCCTGGGGCCAGGGTAAAAAAATCAAGGAGCTGGGACCGGTCAAGGCGGGCATGACTGTACGCTACCGTTTTGCCAGACCCATATGCGTCCAGGGCCAGGGCAAGGAAGAACACACTGCCATCTGCAACTATATTTCCAGCACCCTGGCCGTCTGGCAGGAACGGGACGGCATCAACCGCTGA
- a CDS encoding protein-glutamate methylesterase/protein-glutamine glutaminase, whose amino-acid sequence MIRVLVVDDSTFMRHALVSLLEQDPEIKVAGTARDGQEALQKAGELDADVMTLDVEMPRLDGLATLQELMKTHPMPVLMVSSLTESGAESTLKAMEYGALDFILKTMSNDRDCFGDELRRKVKAIARKKTIVKLKYRRINHIVQPLAHRSQPSQPADYVQTPCHGPRDLVVIGVSTGGPPVVQKVLSALPADLPACILIAQHMPATFTGPFAKRLDSVCNISVSEAVNGDKFKNGHAYVCPGGKHIGVRMRGPLPEVAVTDEPRDALYKPTVNVLMETAGRCLGRRTMGVMLTGMGSDGCEGARILKEKGGCLIAQNEASCVVYGMPKAVVDARLANLILDADDIAQAIISTVKG is encoded by the coding sequence ATGATCCGTGTCCTTGTTGTGGATGATTCAACTTTCATGCGCCATGCCCTGGTTTCCCTCTTGGAGCAGGATCCGGAAATCAAAGTGGCCGGTACGGCACGCGACGGCCAGGAGGCTCTGCAGAAAGCCGGAGAGCTGGACGCCGACGTCATGACTCTGGATGTGGAAATGCCGCGTCTTGACGGCCTGGCGACCCTTCAGGAACTTATGAAAACGCACCCCATGCCGGTGCTGATGGTCAGTTCGCTCACGGAAAGCGGCGCTGAAAGCACCTTGAAAGCCATGGAATACGGGGCTCTGGATTTTATTCTCAAAACCATGAGCAACGACCGCGATTGTTTCGGGGACGAGTTGCGTCGCAAGGTCAAGGCGATTGCCCGTAAAAAAACCATCGTCAAGCTGAAATACCGCCGCATCAACCATATCGTGCAACCTCTTGCCCATCGCAGCCAACCTTCGCAACCCGCGGACTATGTCCAGACGCCCTGCCACGGACCGCGCGATCTGGTGGTCATCGGCGTTTCCACGGGCGGACCGCCGGTCGTGCAGAAAGTTCTTTCCGCCCTGCCCGCTGATCTTCCGGCCTGCATCCTCATCGCCCAGCATATGCCGGCCACCTTTACCGGTCCTTTTGCCAAGCGCCTGGACAGCGTATGCAACATCTCGGTTTCCGAGGCGGTCAACGGCGACAAATTTAAAAACGGCCACGCCTATGTCTGCCCGGGCGGCAAGCATATCGGCGTGCGCATGCGCGGCCCCCTGCCCGAAGTGGCCGTGACCGATGAGCCGCGCGACGCGCTGTACAAGCCCACAGTCAACGTGCTCATGGAAACGGCGGGGCGCTGTCTTGGGCGCCGTACCATGGGGGTCATGCTCACGGGCATGGGTTCCGACGGCTGCGAAGGGGCCCGTATTCTCAAGGAAAAGGGTGGCTGCCTCATTGCCCAGAATGAGGCATCCTGCGTGGTCTACGGCATGCCCAAGGCCGTGGTGGACGCCAGACTCGCCAATCTGATTCTGGATGCCGACGATATAGCTCAAGCCATTATCTCTACGGTCAAAGGCTGA
- a CDS encoding HEAT repeat domain-containing protein, which yields MSMENSQYSAAQVLEALRSGDNDNARSAAFSAGDMGMEEAVPLLCERIKSENIGVQEAAEYGLRKIRGPQAIEALLPLLRSDEAPVRNVAMDILREIGVDSIESMQPYLRDDDPDLRIFIADILGYCRSHQSALLLGDALLKDPEVNVRYQAAVSLGNLAFPESVGDLCQAMHDEEWVQFAVVEALAKIKDPSAINALVQLLPQSSMLVSSAIIDALGGLGDIKTIPLLFNSLENVSVILRHKIVKAIVQILSGRSLSLLAAKSQERLRAYLLDALSDNDEDIQMAALQGLSAIGKEEASSAILDLASELDPERKAELYEAAIRALASIGYNDIVRDALRSADENRIMIAMEACQLMDDHRPVEEIKNLFWRVSRELQRAAVAEVAQLGSCDDMPFFLSIIDECEDAEVLKSALVFFGNQHTCPDVEDVVFSQLEHRYVDVKEMALEACINLHSSKLNERFKERFRSDDAMQRMMAVYALGRYSVSENLSEITEALEDADPAIRRVAVESFLNMGGAAERYLPRLLPRLFDEDKDVRVALVDLLGQIGTSAVMPHLVTALRDENDWVRIRAIEALGVNKNTEAVPTLAQMLEHASPMIAFKIIEALGRIGGNVAFSVLLGMMDHEDLEIQHAAADAVAAIQAEQE from the coding sequence ATGAGCATGGAAAATTCGCAATACAGCGCGGCGCAGGTTCTCGAAGCCCTTCGATCCGGTGACAACGACAACGCCCGCAGCGCGGCTTTCAGCGCGGGCGATATGGGCATGGAAGAGGCTGTGCCCCTGCTCTGCGAACGAATCAAAAGCGAAAACATCGGCGTGCAGGAAGCCGCGGAATACGGCCTGCGCAAAATACGCGGGCCGCAAGCCATTGAGGCTTTGCTGCCTTTGCTGCGTAGCGACGAAGCGCCGGTGCGCAATGTAGCCATGGACATCCTGCGGGAAATCGGGGTGGACAGTATTGAAAGCATGCAGCCCTACCTCCGCGACGACGATCCCGACCTGCGCATCTTCATCGCCGATATTCTAGGTTATTGCCGCAGCCACCAGTCCGCGCTGCTGCTCGGCGACGCGCTGCTCAAGGATCCGGAAGTCAATGTGCGCTACCAGGCGGCCGTCAGTCTGGGCAACCTGGCCTTCCCCGAGTCCGTGGGCGACCTCTGCCAGGCCATGCACGATGAGGAATGGGTGCAGTTTGCCGTGGTGGAGGCCCTGGCCAAAATCAAGGATCCGTCAGCCATCAACGCTCTGGTGCAACTGCTGCCGCAATCTTCCATGCTGGTCAGCTCGGCCATCATTGACGCGTTGGGCGGTCTGGGCGACATCAAAACCATCCCTCTGCTGTTTAATTCTCTGGAAAACGTCAGCGTGATTCTGCGCCACAAGATCGTCAAGGCCATTGTCCAGATTCTGAGCGGGCGCTCGCTCTCCCTCCTGGCCGCCAAATCCCAGGAGCGCCTGCGCGCCTACCTCCTGGATGCGCTTTCCGACAATGACGAGGATATTCAGATGGCCGCCCTGCAGGGCCTCAGCGCCATCGGCAAGGAAGAGGCCAGCAGCGCCATCCTCGACTTGGCATCCGAGCTGGACCCGGAACGTAAGGCCGAGCTGTATGAGGCCGCCATCAGGGCCCTGGCTTCCATCGGCTACAACGATATTGTGCGCGACGCCTTGCGTAGCGCGGACGAAAATCGGATCATGATCGCCATGGAAGCCTGCCAGCTCATGGACGACCACCGCCCGGTGGAGGAAATCAAGAACCTCTTCTGGCGCGTGAGCCGCGAACTGCAACGCGCCGCCGTGGCGGAAGTGGCGCAGTTGGGCAGTTGCGACGATATGCCCTTCTTCCTCTCCATCATCGACGAATGCGAAGACGCCGAAGTGCTTAAAAGCGCGTTGGTCTTTTTCGGCAATCAGCATACCTGTCCGGACGTGGAGGACGTGGTCTTCAGCCAGCTCGAACACCGCTATGTGGACGTGAAGGAAATGGCCCTGGAGGCTTGCATCAACCTGCACAGTTCCAAGTTGAACGAGCGCTTCAAAGAGCGCTTCCGCAGCGACGATGCCATGCAGCGCATGATGGCCGTGTATGCTCTGGGGCGTTACAGCGTATCCGAGAACCTTTCGGAAATCACGGAAGCTTTGGAGGACGCGGATCCCGCCATCCGCCGGGTGGCGGTGGAGTCCTTTCTGAACATGGGCGGCGCGGCGGAGCGCTATCTGCCTCGCCTGCTGCCCCGGTTGTTTGACGAAGACAAAGATGTGCGCGTGGCACTGGTGGATCTTCTGGGGCAAATCGGCACATCGGCGGTCATGCCGCATCTGGTCACCGCCCTCAGGGATGAGAACGACTGGGTACGTATCCGCGCCATTGAAGCCTTGGGCGTGAATAAAAATACCGAAGCCGTGCCCACCCTGGCGCAGATGCTGGAACACGCGAGTCCCATGATCGCTTTTAAGATCATTGAAGCGCTGGGCAGGATCGGCGGCAATGTCGCCTTCAGCGTATTGCTGGGCATGATGGATCACGAAGATCTCGAAATCCAGCATGCGGCGGCTGATGCCGTGGCCGCCATTCAGGCGGAACAGGAGTAA
- a CDS encoding CheR family methyltransferase, translating to MQISDEEFLLLRDFIYLQCGIFIAENRKYLVENRLSNRIKELNLKSYNEYYNFLRFDANRRKELNKLFEVVTTNETSFFRNPPQLEVFQKSVLAETLEQCRKSGQKKLRIWSAGCSTGEEPYTLAIILHEVLKSDIRTWDIKITANDLSDAVLAAARRGVYNEYALRTTPKEIVSTYFGKEGNLYKVDPMLKRLISFGQINLSDKEQLRRVEKSQIVFCRNVIIYFDDEMKRKVINAFYDNLEPSGALLIGHSESLHNISRAFQLEHHKGTIVYRKLG from the coding sequence TTGCAGATTTCCGACGAGGAATTCTTGCTGCTGCGCGATTTCATCTATCTGCAATGTGGCATTTTTATTGCCGAAAACCGCAAATATCTTGTGGAAAACCGGCTCTCCAACCGGATCAAGGAACTGAATCTCAAAAGTTACAATGAATATTACAATTTTCTGCGTTTCGACGCCAACCGGCGCAAGGAGCTGAACAAGCTCTTTGAGGTGGTCACCACCAATGAAACCAGTTTTTTCCGCAATCCGCCGCAGCTGGAGGTTTTCCAGAAGTCCGTGCTGGCCGAAACCCTGGAGCAATGCAGAAAGTCCGGCCAGAAGAAGTTGAGGATCTGGTCCGCCGGATGTTCCACGGGCGAAGAGCCCTACACGCTGGCTATCATCCTGCATGAGGTGCTCAAGAGCGACATCCGCACCTGGGACATCAAGATCACGGCCAACGACCTTTCGGATGCCGTGCTCGCCGCGGCCCGGCGCGGCGTGTACAATGAATACGCCCTGCGCACCACGCCCAAGGAAATTGTCTCCACCTACTTCGGCAAGGAAGGCAATCTCTACAAGGTGGATCCCATGCTCAAGCGGCTCATCTCCTTCGGGCAGATCAACCTGAGCGACAAGGAACAGCTCCGGCGGGTGGAGAAATCGCAGATCGTATTCTGCCGCAATGTCATCATTTACTTTGACGACGAAATGAAGCGGAAGGTCATCAATGCCTTTTACGATAATCTGGAACCCAGCGGCGCGTTGCTCATCGGCCATTCGGAATCGCTGCACAATATCAGCCGCGCGTTCCAGCTTGAGCATCACAAGGGTACAATCGTCTACCGCAAACTGGGTTGA
- a CDS encoding ParA family protein yields the protein MGAKILAIANQKGGVGKTTTSLTLGSALARRGKKILLLDLDPHACATLHAKIYPEELRTSLYDIFLARDGAWPEIWPELIRPAVLQGMDIAPGSIRLSELEVDFRERSAKGSVLARSLCSLTDGYDFVVLDCPPHVGILLVNALVAADLLIIPIQTDFLALHGLKLLFDTLHTLNKVLPTPVRYRAVPTMYDKRAKACTRVLELMRRKMGHALFTTIIGVDTHFREASALGCTIYDINAQSRGALSYDALAEEVLGLW from the coding sequence ATGGGCGCGAAAATTCTGGCCATAGCCAATCAGAAAGGCGGGGTGGGCAAAACCACCACATCCTTGACGCTGGGCAGCGCGCTGGCACGCCGCGGTAAAAAGATCCTGCTACTGGATCTTGACCCGCATGCCTGCGCTACGCTGCACGCCAAGATTTATCCGGAGGAACTGCGCACCAGCCTGTATGATATTTTTCTGGCGCGGGACGGCGCCTGGCCTGAAATCTGGCCGGAGCTCATCCGCCCGGCGGTCTTGCAGGGGATGGATATCGCGCCGGGAAGCATCCGTCTTTCGGAGCTGGAAGTGGATTTCCGGGAGCGCAGCGCCAAGGGCAGCGTACTGGCCCGCAGCTTATGCAGCCTCACGGACGGCTATGACTTTGTGGTGCTGGATTGTCCGCCGCATGTGGGCATTTTGCTGGTCAACGCCCTGGTGGCGGCCGACCTGCTGATTATCCCCATTCAGACGGATTTTCTGGCTCTGCACGGCCTTAAATTACTGTTTGACACATTGCACACGTTGAACAAGGTGCTGCCGACTCCCGTCCGTTATCGGGCGGTGCCCACCATGTATGATAAAAGGGCCAAGGCCTGCACCAGAGTGCTGGAATTGATGCGGCGCAAAATGGGACATGCCCTCTTCACAACAATCATCGGCGTGGACACGCATTTTCGCGAAGCCAGCGCCTTGGGCTGCACTATTTACGATATTAACGCGCAATCCAGGGGCGCGCTGAGTTATGACGCCCTGGCTGAGGAAGTGCTCGGTTTATGGTAA
- a CDS encoding chemotaxis protein CheW codes for MVKTPEEYFSDQCFEALDSRCTHDGLSDAEQAFVQKYLGNDALAGLPVLEPDAALPVARETAATTQQLSLKQRLRNEARVQMVSFFVREQTFLLPVTAIQEVLRHMPLVRLPLAPQFVAGVVNLRGRVTPLLHLDALLTLERDYRYTPQSFIIVCTAEQMQLGLIIDKVQTMHTVEQDKITWNAEVQLGTSADFLCGIADINDHVCGILAPDMIVQKLLAT; via the coding sequence ATGGTAAAGACGCCGGAAGAATATTTTTCCGACCAGTGCTTTGAGGCACTGGATTCTCGTTGCACGCACGACGGGTTGAGCGACGCTGAGCAGGCTTTCGTCCAGAAGTATCTCGGCAATGACGCTCTGGCCGGTCTGCCCGTGTTGGAACCGGACGCGGCGTTGCCGGTCGCCAGAGAGACAGCGGCGACGACGCAACAGCTTTCACTGAAGCAAAGGTTGCGGAACGAAGCCCGCGTTCAGATGGTTTCATTTTTTGTGCGGGAGCAGACCTTTCTGTTGCCCGTGACGGCCATTCAGGAAGTATTGCGGCATATGCCACTGGTCAGGCTGCCCTTGGCCCCGCAGTTTGTGGCCGGGGTCGTTAACTTGCGCGGGCGCGTAACCCCCCTGCTCCATTTGGACGCCCTGCTCACCCTGGAGCGGGACTATCGCTACACGCCGCAGAGTTTCATCATTGTCTGCACCGCTGAACAAATGCAACTAGGTCTGATTATCGACAAAGTGCAAACTATGCATACTGTTGAACAAGATAAAATAACCTGGAATGCAGAAGTTCAGCTGGGCACCAGTGCAGATTTTTTATGCGGGATAGCCGATATAAATGATCATGTATGCGGCATTCTTGCTCCTGACATGATTGTGCAAAAACTTCTTGCAACCTGA
- a CDS encoding response regulator: MPKHIMVVDDSKTIRNLVAFVLKSEGFKVSTAEDGLDAIEKLYSLEPVDLIVSDVNMPRMDGFTFIKTIRTQDAYKDIPIIVLSTEGQEQDIQTGMSLGANLYMVKPAQPEKMVRNIKMLLG, translated from the coding sequence ATGCCTAAACACATTATGGTCGTTGATGACTCCAAGACCATCCGCAATCTAGTGGCTTTTGTGCTCAAGTCCGAAGGCTTCAAAGTCAGTACCGCCGAAGACGGGCTGGACGCCATTGAAAAACTGTACAGCCTTGAGCCGGTGGATTTGATCGTCTCAGACGTCAATATGCCGCGTATGGACGGTTTCACCTTCATCAAGACCATTCGCACGCAGGACGCCTATAAGGATATCCCCATCATCGTGCTTTCCACCGAAGGCCAGGAACAGGACATCCAGACCGGCATGAGCCTGGGAGCCAACCTGTACATGGTCAAACCCGCCCAGCCGGAAAAAATGGTCCGGAACATAAAGATGCTTCTTGGCTAG